CCGATATCGGACTTCTCGGACATAACAAAGCGAGCACGTTCAGCTACGGTATCGCAGCCAGAAACCTCGGCAGTGCTATTGGAGACAATCAGGTGCCCGTCAAGATAGCAGGCGGCCTTGCCTATCGCGTCCTCGATAAGAATGTTGCGACCTTTTCTGTCGATGTCGAACACGAGGTTATCGATCTGCCAGAATCCCCGACTAGCCTCCATATTGGGACAGAATACCTGATAGCGAATACTTTCGCAATTCGGGGCGGGACCAAACTGAATACCGATCGCACGCAGCTTTTTGCTGGATTTGGCGTTAATGTGGGTGGACTGCAACTCGATTACGCGTTGAAAGCAGCCGATAGCGCTGTCAATAACCTCGACGATGACAGTACGCATTTCTTCTCCATCTCTTATAGCTACTAATTCTAACGACCCGATTATACCAAAGGAGTATGTTATATGAAGATAATGAAATCGATCCTGCGCTTCTCACTTGTCCTTTCGATCTGTCTATTTTTGACCGGGGCAGCCTATATCCTTACCGCCTCTGCCAAAATTACCCCCAATCCGGACATGGAGGGCACGACACTCATTACCATCGTTAAGGGTGACACTCTGTGGGATCTCGCTATAAAACATCTCGAAGATCCGATGAAATGGCCCGAGTTCAGACAGTACAACACTTTTACCAATCCTGACCAAATCTACCCCGACGAGATGATGCGAATCCCCGCCAAAATGGTGGAGGAGATAATAGAGGAAGCCGTTGAGGAAGATATGGTAACCATGTCAGAGCTCGAAATGATTAAAGAAGAGCTGGCTGCCATGGCAGCCAGAGCGATGGCTGCAGAAGAGGCGGTGGGTGTTACAGCCGCTGATGTTACCGCAATCAAAAAGATGGTTGAAGACCTGATCGCTCAGCAGAAGATGGTCGAAGGTG
This portion of the Candidatus Poribacteria bacterium genome encodes:
- a CDS encoding LysM peptidoglycan-binding domain-containing protein, whose amino-acid sequence is MKIMKSILRFSLVLSICLFLTGAAYILTASAKITPNPDMEGTTLITIVKGDTLWDLAIKHLEDPMKWPEFRQYNTFTNPDQIYPDEMMRIPAKMVEEIIEEAVEEDMVTMSELEMIKEELAAMAARAMAAEEAVGVTAADVTAIKKMVEDLIAQQKMVEGGLQGVKDEVAGMPAVVDKINASLMEHAEASKKKISKVHEEVEAARGDVAELRKTVKEKHKAGMEAHKASEEMLAAGIKANADSLDKLHTMHRGATEEPNNTKRTLAFLTTLAGTAAWFALSSLDMD